The sequence GACCTGGGCCTGCTGAAGACTGGCTTGAGCGTTGTCGCGGGTCGACGTCGAGGTGTCGAGCGTCGCCTGCGAGACCGCTTGGCGCTGCACCAGCTCTACCTGCCGTTTGAAATCGGCTTCGGCCTGCTTGAGCGAGGCCTGCGCGCCGGCCTCGGCGGCCTGCGCCTGCTCAAGCTTGAGCTTGTAGGTCTCGGGCTCGATCGTGAAGAGCTGGGTGCCCTGCTTGACGAAGGTGCCGTCCTGGTAGTCGATCGATTGCAGAAATCCTTGCACGCGCGCGACGAGATCGACGCTCTTGATCGGCGCGGTGTTGCCGGTCGCCTCGATATAGCGCGTCACCGCACGCTGCACCGGCGTTGCAACGTCCACCTTGGGCGGCGGCGGAGCCACGAATGTGTTCTTGTCCTCGCAGCCGGCGAGCGCAACGACGATGGATGCCGCCGCCAAGCCCCGCCCGACATGGCTCCACGCTTTCTTGCGTCGTGCGGAAGATGCGAGATTCGCGCGCGTCATTCGGTGGCCCCCGATTGCTCTCTGTCGGTGCGGCAGGCTACCAACAAATGCCCGGCCGTGGAACACCATAGCCATGGCAGTCACGGGCCTTGCACTGCAAACGGTGGTGTGCCCTTTGACGGATTCGTCAGGACAAAGGGCTTTTCACTGGGCGCACGATCGACCAGAATTGTGTCAAAGGCCGTGTGATCGACGTGATGGGTCAAAAGAAGAAAAGGTGCGGAGAGCATGACATGCCAACCCCATTCCGGTCGGCCCTCGCCGGCCTCGTTCTCGCAGCGGCGGTCGCCATGCCCGCGCTAGCCGATGGCCTGAAAGACGAGATCGCGCCGACCGGCAAGTTGCGTGTCGCGATCGCGATCAGCCCGGCGGGCGGAGCGTTCTGGTCGACCAGGACCGACGCCGGCTATGCCGGCGTTCCGGTCGACCTCGGCAAGGATATGGCGGCGCAACTCGGCGTGCCCGTCGAATATGTCGTGCACCAGAATTCCGGGCAGATCACAGATGCCGCGTCAAAAGGGACGTGGGACGTCACCTGGCTCCCGAAGGACCCCGAGCGCGAGACCAAGATGTCGTTCGGCCCGATCTACGAGGTCGCCGATGCCACTTACATCGTCAAGCCGGGGTCGAGCATCACCAGTTTCGCCGCGCTCGATCAGCCCGGCATGAAGGTCGCGGCCGTCAATGCCACCACCACCATGCGCGGCGCCATCGCACATCTGAAGCATGCAAAGGTGACCGGCTATCAGACCTATGATGAAATTTTCGGCCTGCTGAAGAGCGGCGACATCGATGCCTTCGCGCTGTCGCGCGACCAGCTCAACAAGATGGCGCAGAAGATTCCGGGCACGAAGGTGCTGGACGAAACCTTCAAGAAAACGGTGACCGCCGTCGCCGTCCCGCTCGGCCACAGCCGGGCCTTGGCCTTCGTCACCAAATTCATGACGGACGCAACGGCGAACGGCACGCTGCGCAAGGCTTATGACAATAACGGCTTGAAGGATTCTCCGATCCGGACGGAGTAGCTTACGGGCCGGCTAGATTGCGGTGGCAGTCACGCCGCGCGCGTGCCACGCGGAAAGCACCGCGCCTTCCTCATCGGCGCTGAGACCGACCACCGGCCCGTTGCTGGCGCGGAGCCAATGAAGCGTATCCCGCGCCGTGGCTGCGAACGGCCGAGCAGTCAATCCGGCCTCGCGCGCCGGCGAGGTATCTCGTGTCATAAAGCCGGCGAAGTCGGGCAGCGGCAGCCAGAGCGGCAGTGATCGCGGACCCGCCCATCGCCGCACGTCATGCGCTTCCAGGAAAGTGCGATCGACCCAGGTGAACGTGCAGGATGCGTCCAGCGCCGAGGCGCACTCGGCCAGGAACTCACCGCGCCTGCGCACCGGTCCGATCCCGTCAAAGATGCCGGTGAGACGAACCTCTGCGGCATGCACGATCCATTGCGCGAGGTCACGCACATCGATGAGCTGGACGGCGTCCTCCGGTGATCCCGGCGCCAGCACCTCGCCGCCGCGCGCGAGCCGCGCTGGCCAGTAAGCAAAGCGCCCGGTCGGGTCCTCCGGCCCGGCGATCAGGCCGGCACGGCATATGAAGGCATCGCCGCCGACGGCCTGTTCGCAGGCGACCTTGGCCGCGCCATAGATGGCATCGGTGCTGTGCGCGATGTCCGCCGAAGCGGGCTCGCGCAGCGGCGCCGTGTCGGCGCGTTGTCCCGGTATGCGATTGTCGGCATAGACGCTGACGGTTGACACGAAAGTCCAATGCACACCCGGCCGCTTCAGCGCTGCGACCGCGCGGCGGACCTGGCCGGGGTGACGCGAGACGTCGACCACGGCATCGAACGTCTCGCCGGTCAGTGGCGTGAGACCGTCCGCGACGTCGCGATCGATTCGCACGAAGCGCGCGCCTGCCGCAATTGGCCCGGCAAGCCCGCGGGCTGCACAGGTCACGTCGTGACCGGCAGCGCAGGCATGGCTTGCGATCGCCCGGCCGAGAAACTGGCTGCCGCCGAGAATGAGGAGGCGCATGGAAGCTCCGTGCCGCCGATGAGGTCGAGATCTTACAACGTCCGGTAGCAGTTGCAACCGATCCCTCAGCGCGCCTTGATCTCCGAATATTTCGCCATCGCTTTCTCGAACTTGCGGTTGAACAGCCACATCGCCGCGAGAATCTCGCGGAAGCTCGCCGAGGTCCTTGCCCGGTCGGCCCGTCCGAACGCGAAGATGCTGTTGTTGCGCAAATACTTTATGACCGTGGGACTGGACACCCTGTAGTTCAGGAGATCGCCCGATTTGAGCGCCGACCGCGTCGGGGTCGGAACGATCTGGATCAGCTGGAACAGTTTCATCTGGTCGATCGGGTCGGGCAGCGTCTTCACGATCCCCGGGATCTCGCGGAAAATTTCAGCGTGAGCATTCATCAGCCCGTCGCGCACATTGGTCCAGTGATTGAAGCGATGATCGGTGCCGCGGGCCCGCGCCTCTTCCTTGTCGTCGCGCGCGCTCAGCTCGGGATCGATCGCCGCGATGTCGCCCTTGATCTTGTCCCATTTCTTCAGGCCGTTGCGGTCTTCGGAAGGGCCGGTCTGGAAGCTGCCCATATAGGTGTTCGAGCGCGCATTGCGGACGTTCTGCTTGCCGTTGGTTTCCGCATAGAACAGCCCGAGACTGATGCGCCCCGCGATTTCCGCGTGATGCGATGCCAGCCCCTTGGCGCGTGCAATCGCGACGGCGAGATCGACGACATCCTTGAACGGCGTCGGCGATTTCTGCGCGCCGGCGGGCGGCGCCTCCATGATCTCGAACAATGCGGCATATTCGTCGATCAGCGGCTCGATGGCAGCGTCGAAATAGGCCGGAGGTATCTCGAACTTGTTGGGCTTTCCG comes from Bradyrhizobium sp. CCGE-LA001 and encodes:
- a CDS encoding ABC transporter substrate-binding protein, yielding MPTPFRSALAGLVLAAAVAMPALADGLKDEIAPTGKLRVAIAISPAGGAFWSTRTDAGYAGVPVDLGKDMAAQLGVPVEYVVHQNSGQITDAASKGTWDVTWLPKDPERETKMSFGPIYEVADATYIVKPGSSITSFAALDQPGMKVAAVNATTTMRGAIAHLKHAKVTGYQTYDEIFGLLKSGDIDAFALSRDQLNKMAQKIPGTKVLDETFKKTVTAVAVPLGHSRALAFVTKFMTDATANGTLRKAYDNNGLKDSPIRTE
- a CDS encoding NAD-dependent epimerase/dehydratase family protein; translation: MRLLILGGSQFLGRAIASHACAAGHDVTCAARGLAGPIAAGARFVRIDRDVADGLTPLTGETFDAVVDVSRHPGQVRRAVAALKRPGVHWTFVSTVSVYADNRIPGQRADTAPLREPASADIAHSTDAIYGAAKVACEQAVGGDAFICRAGLIAGPEDPTGRFAYWPARLARGGEVLAPGSPEDAVQLIDVRDLAQWIVHAAEVRLTGIFDGIGPVRRRGEFLAECASALDASCTFTWVDRTFLEAHDVRRWAGPRSLPLWLPLPDFAGFMTRDTSPAREAGLTARPFAATARDTLHWLRASNGPVVGLSADEEGAVLSAWHARGVTATAI